From Variimorphobacter saccharofermentans, one genomic window encodes:
- a CDS encoding hydratase — protein sequence MVKLYDKGAYLVNGTELIEEHSQVNEEIKAKTGLDAISKEPAKKNTMAYQILNNHNTSGNDSKLKIKFDKLTSHDITFVGIIQTARASGLEKFPVPYVLTNCHNSLCAVGGTINEDDHMFGLSCAKKYGGVFVPPHQAVIHQYAREMLASCGSMILGSDSHTRYGALGTMAIGEGGPELVKQLLNRTYDINMPEVIAVYLTGTPRKGVGPQDVALAIIGAVFANGYVNNKVMEFVGDGIKNLSVDYRIGIDVMTTETTCLSSIWATDSAVKEFYETHHRAADYKELKPGQAAYYDGVVYVDLSEIKPMIAMPFHPSNVYTIDELNANLYDILTEVEKKALVSLDNNKVKYSLKDKIRNGKLYVDQGTIAGCAGGGFENICDAADILNGKYIGADEFSLSVYPASQPVFMELVKNGAVTKLMASGATIRTAFCGPCFGAGDVPSNNGFSIRHTTRNFPNREGSKITNGQIASVALMDARSIAATAANKGYLTSAENIDVTFSKPKYFFDSTIYDNRVYNGIGKADSSVEIKFGPGIVDWPAMSELSDDIILKVVSEIHDPVTTTDELIPSGETSSYRSNPLGLAEFTLSRKDPAYVGRAKEVQKAEKARLAGEDVVAVNMELKEVYDKIAAKFSFDANKTQIGSTIYAVKPGDGSAREQAASCQKVLGGFANIAKEYATKRYRSNLINWGMLPFLYKDAELPFQNGDYIFIKDIKMAIIDKSTDIKAYVVTKDMKEFSLQLGELTDDEREIILKGCLINYYRG from the coding sequence ATGGTTAAGTTATATGACAAGGGTGCCTATTTAGTTAATGGTACTGAATTAATTGAAGAGCATAGTCAGGTAAATGAGGAAATTAAAGCAAAGACAGGATTAGATGCGATTTCAAAAGAACCGGCTAAGAAAAATACAATGGCCTATCAGATTTTAAACAATCATAATACCTCCGGTAATGATTCAAAATTGAAGATTAAATTTGATAAGCTAACATCCCATGATATTACTTTTGTTGGTATTATTCAGACTGCAAGAGCCAGTGGCTTGGAGAAATTCCCGGTACCGTATGTTCTTACCAATTGTCACAACAGTTTGTGTGCAGTAGGAGGTACAATCAATGAAGATGACCATATGTTTGGCCTTTCCTGCGCTAAAAAATATGGTGGAGTCTTTGTACCACCTCATCAGGCAGTAATTCATCAATACGCAAGAGAGATGTTAGCCTCCTGCGGAAGTATGATTCTGGGTTCTGACAGTCATACCCGTTACGGTGCACTTGGTACTATGGCGATTGGTGAAGGTGGCCCGGAGCTTGTGAAGCAGTTATTAAACAGAACCTACGATATTAATATGCCGGAGGTTATTGCCGTATATTTAACCGGTACTCCAAGAAAAGGAGTAGGTCCTCAGGACGTTGCATTAGCTATTATCGGTGCTGTTTTTGCCAATGGATATGTGAATAACAAGGTGATGGAGTTTGTCGGTGATGGTATTAAGAATTTAAGCGTTGACTACAGAATCGGTATAGATGTTATGACTACCGAAACAACCTGTCTTTCCTCTATATGGGCCACAGACAGCGCGGTTAAGGAATTCTATGAAACCCATCATCGTGCTGCTGATTATAAAGAATTAAAGCCGGGACAGGCAGCATATTATGATGGAGTGGTTTATGTTGATTTGTCTGAAATCAAACCAATGATTGCTATGCCTTTCCATCCTAGCAATGTTTATACCATTGATGAATTAAATGCAAATCTATACGATATTCTTACTGAGGTAGAGAAGAAGGCACTCGTAAGCCTGGATAACAATAAAGTGAAATATTCTCTGAAAGATAAGATTCGAAACGGCAAATTATACGTTGATCAGGGTACTATAGCTGGATGTGCCGGTGGTGGATTTGAGAATATATGCGATGCTGCAGATATTCTGAATGGTAAATACATAGGAGCAGACGAGTTCTCGTTAAGTGTTTATCCAGCAAGTCAACCGGTATTTATGGAATTGGTTAAAAATGGTGCAGTAACAAAGTTGATGGCAAGTGGTGCAACAATACGAACTGCATTCTGCGGTCCATGCTTTGGTGCAGGAGATGTTCCTTCTAACAACGGTTTCAGTATACGTCATACTACAAGGAACTTCCCGAACAGAGAAGGTTCGAAGATAACCAATGGTCAAATCGCTTCCGTTGCTCTAATGGATGCACGATCCATTGCTGCCACAGCTGCAAATAAAGGATATTTAACATCCGCAGAGAATATTGATGTGACCTTCAGTAAACCTAAGTATTTCTTTGATAGTACGATTTATGATAATCGAGTATATAATGGAATTGGTAAAGCAGACAGTAGCGTGGAGATTAAATTTGGCCCTGGAATCGTAGACTGGCCCGCTATGTCAGAATTAAGTGATGATATTATACTTAAGGTAGTATCTGAGATTCATGATCCGGTTACTACAACGGATGAATTAATTCCGTCCGGTGAGACCTCGTCTTATCGATCCAATCCTTTAGGATTAGCCGAATTCACCCTTTCTCGTAAGGATCCTGCATATGTAGGCCGTGCGAAAGAAGTGCAGAAAGCAGAAAAAGCCAGATTAGCAGGTGAAGATGTAGTTGCTGTTAATATGGAGTTAAAGGAAGTATACGATAAAATTGCAGCAAAGTTCTCCTTCGATGCGAATAAAACTCAAATCGGAAGTACCATTTATGCAGTGAAACCCGGCGATGGCTCGGCAAGAGAGCAAGCAGCAAGCTGCCAGAAGGTACTTGGTGGTTTTGCAAATATTGCAAAGGAATATGCAACAAAGAGATATCGCTCCAATCTTATAAATTGGGGAATGCTTCCCTTCTTATACAAAGATGCAGAGCTTCCTTTCCAAAATGGAGATTATATCTTTATTAAGGATATAAAAATGGCAATTATTGATAAATCAACGGACATTAAAGCCTACGTTGTAACAAAGGATATGAAAGAATTCTCATTACAGCTGGGTGAACTGACGGATGATGAAAGAGAAATTATATTAAAAGGATGCTTGATTAATTATTATAGAGGATAA
- a CDS encoding MATE family efflux transporter: MKIFKNMRFSFLKRENDNASDKPASLFKLVWPIFIEMTLTMLVGNVDQYMVTRYSENAVGAIGNANQIINLLMIMFNLISMSTIILVAQYIGSNNKHKLSTIYTLSLCVNLVFSFIIMFIIICFSGTIFRFMKVPQDIYTDAHTYILWIGGFIFLQAIISVFSAIFRANRMMKETMLISVFINLVNVLGNALLINGAGFLPALGVAGAAIATNVSRLVGILLYCYLFHKHFDTRISLKALSPFPRMELKKLLGIGIPSGGESFSYSIAMTLILKVVNTFGTFVINTKVLASTFSWFSYMYSSAVGQASQVVIGNYMGAGKVDQVDRRVKKTLRNAIIVSLVISTTMFIFSDLLFGLFSKDPRVLALGKKIMFIEILLELGKCTNITLVRSLQATGDIKFPMIIGMVFMWAVAFGFGYVLAVVCNLGLVGIWIGMALDEDIRAIIFLIRWKKGKWRNIRLAGD, from the coding sequence ATGAAGATTTTTAAGAATATGAGATTTTCTTTTCTAAAGAGAGAGAACGATAATGCTTCGGATAAGCCAGCATCTTTATTCAAGTTGGTCTGGCCGATTTTTATTGAAATGACGTTAACCATGCTGGTAGGTAATGTAGATCAATATATGGTTACCAGATATTCTGAAAATGCGGTTGGTGCAATTGGAAATGCCAATCAAATTATTAATTTACTGATGATTATGTTCAATTTAATCAGCATGTCTACTATAATACTGGTTGCACAATATATTGGTTCTAATAACAAACATAAATTATCTACCATATATACCCTGTCACTATGTGTTAATCTAGTATTTAGCTTTATCATCATGTTTATCATAATATGCTTTTCAGGAACCATCTTTCGCTTTATGAAGGTCCCTCAGGATATTTATACAGATGCACATACCTATATTCTATGGATAGGCGGTTTCATATTCCTTCAGGCTATTATATCAGTGTTTTCAGCTATTTTTCGTGCAAATCGTATGATGAAGGAAACCATGCTCATATCTGTCTTTATTAATTTGGTTAATGTGCTTGGTAATGCATTACTTATTAATGGAGCAGGCTTTTTACCTGCATTGGGAGTTGCTGGTGCAGCCATTGCTACGAACGTAAGCCGTTTGGTTGGTATATTATTATATTGTTACTTATTTCATAAGCACTTTGATACGAGAATTTCTCTAAAAGCATTGTCTCCATTTCCAAGAATGGAATTAAAAAAACTACTTGGTATCGGTATTCCATCAGGAGGTGAATCTTTTAGCTATTCCATAGCAATGACATTAATTCTTAAGGTGGTTAATACCTTTGGTACCTTTGTGATTAATACGAAGGTATTAGCAAGTACTTTCTCCTGGTTTTCTTACATGTACTCTTCTGCTGTAGGACAAGCTTCTCAGGTAGTCATCGGTAATTATATGGGTGCAGGTAAGGTTGATCAGGTGGACCGCCGGGTTAAAAAGACCTTAAGGAATGCAATCATCGTATCATTGGTTATCTCAACAACTATGTTTATCTTCAGTGATCTCCTATTTGGTTTGTTTTCCAAAGATCCAAGAGTTCTTGCACTTGGAAAAAAGATTATGTTCATTGAAATCCTCTTAGAGCTCGGAAAATGTACGAATATTACACTGGTACGTTCCTTGCAGGCTACTGGTGATATTAAGTTCCCCATGATAATCGGAATGGTATTTATGTGGGCAGTTGCTTTTGGATTTGGATATGTTCTAGCTGTAGTATGTAATCTAGGTCTTGTAGGAATCTGGATCGGTATGGCTCTGGATGAAGATATTCGAGCTATCATTTTCTTAATCAGATGGAAAAAAGGAAAGTGGAGGAATATCAGATTAGCTGGAGATTAA